A DNA window from Plodia interpunctella isolate USDA-ARS_2022_Savannah chromosome 12, ilPloInte3.2, whole genome shotgun sequence contains the following coding sequences:
- the LOC128674198 gene encoding inositol-tetrakisphosphate 1-kinase-like, whose translation MSGVESCKTIGIWMSEKKSQKINWKELIHSCNNHGYNVVKMDLERPLEDQGQIDVFLHKLTDIIAAADQGDAKASAIINRVEQYLSNHPDISVIDPLDNVRILLNRYCYYSILQNEPSFHNQGIFTPTFAEFTTNNIELNAAIMRQRGVQFPVICKPTIAHGSKSAHEMVVIFNEKGLSVCRPPCVVQSFVNHNAVLHKVFLIGKRYHICKRPSLKNFHASEDLEPIFYSTGEVCKADSQSTLSILDPHDKADIRMTLNEEKIKHVIRVLRKEIGLLLAGFDIVLDNKTGNHAVIDINVYPSYDNFPNFFEHLLDSIDETVSRNKYNNGDSSLRLNGLINVASASKVCTAFE comes from the exons ATGAGTGGAGTCGAAAGTTGTAAAACTATCGGAATATGGATGTCGGAAAAGAAAAGccagaaaataaattggaagGAATTAATTCATTCTTGTAATAATCACGGATACAACGTTGTCAAG ATGGACCTTGAGAGACCCTTAGAGGATCAGGGTCAGATAGATGTGTTTCTCCACAAGTTGACCGACATCATTGCCGCGGCCGATCAAGGTGACGCCAAG GCATCAGCTATCATCAACCGTGTGGAGCAGTACCTGTCGAATCACCCAGACATATCGGTCATTGATCCCTTGGACAACGTCAGAATATTGCTCAACAG ATACTGCTACTACTCGATACTGCAAAACGAGCCGTCATTCCACAACCAGGGCATATTCACACCTACCTTCGCAGAGTTCACGACAAACAATATAGAACTAAACGCAGCGATAATGCGACAGAGAGGCGTTCAATTCCCAGTCATATGCAAACCAACGATCGCTCACGGATCGAAATCAGCACACGAGATGGTTGTGATTTTCAATGAAAAGGGCCTTAGTGTGTGCAGACCACCGTGCGTGGTACAGAGTTTCGTTAACCATAATGCTGTGTTgcataaagtatttttaattggaaaaag aTATCATATTTGCAAGCGACCGAGCCTTAAAAACTTCCACGCTTCCGAAGACCTGGAACCAATATTCTACAGCACTGGAGAGGTTTGCAAAGCCGACAGTCAATCAACACTTTCAATCTTAGACCCTCACGATAAGGCTGATATTCGAATGACACTCAACGAGGAAAAGATCAAACATGTTATTAGGGTCCTTAGGAAAGAAATAGGTTTATTATTAGCTGGTTTTGATATAGTCTTAGACAATAAGACGGGTAACCATGCAGTTATAGATATAAATGTGTATCCAAGTTACGATAATTTCCCTAACTTTTTTGAGCATCTGTTAGATAGTATAGACGAAACCGTTAGTAggaataagtataataatggAGATTCTAGTCTTAGGTTAAATGGGCTGATCAATGTTGCTTCAGCTTCTAAAGTATGCACAGCATTTGAGTGA
- the LOC128674195 gene encoding CLK4-associating serine/arginine rich protein has product MWHEARKQERMIRGMIVDYRRRAERRKDFYEKIKAEPTQFLQLHGRPCKIHLDPAVAAAGEGPAIMMQWQGDPQNMIDRFDVRAHLDFIPEVKYPDIPPEELSTEERQCNYERYRILAQNAFLGISEDKFLQQLAIEEQFGVTIEEKEMQREKLHERKGTGAAIGYNYNDPGAQPSSSNGPEVKKVEQKESDDDSDLDIIDVDLSIDVNKMDASQAHILNSVGPQFGMAGCDLFSFLTGDADDAEHQKQLLREEKEKAMFSGRKSRRERRAHRDKKLATRVVSPPSYAVTTTPRSRSASRSRSSASPEHTHIEFITSFGDDPPPPPKPLYSDKLKQNLKREPLYSDVVRKPKPRRSSSSERPEMGPHFPSKSRSRSRSRSPMKSRSRSLSRSRGSRSVSRARSDRSKSRSRPRSISRSRSRSWRKSRSYSSRSKSRSFSPRRSRSRSRSRNYRRRSRSPQNQTSGYDKHINSRSKSFESSDRGSQPVPRYYGRRAEDKSSSELSLDSDSSDDQQNKSAVNKANTNQNQLRLSGSSSKGPSRETLSLKEKLKRKMQAQLSRQLKADKRAEAARVEREHRRQARREHEMRQLAIKLRRRQREMRHQQNRRSSDEFSDGSRSRSSSRDSHPDKPRENRSLSKSPSPKPIPVWETNRNVPPPPYTKPETNENSSYSNPRKRYTGTEHKEHRNEYNDHKSEYNEHRNEYERPNYNPNRFERYPNRDFNNRQGENFNRFEHNDSRWDQGYPRRRPYGYRGGHRGMRRGGEHYDDGPSNSSNQYHRHNDYREESDEQPKIKLVDY; this is encoded by the exons atgtGGCACGAAGCGAGAAAGCAAGAGCGGATGATCCGAGGAATGATAGTGGATTATCGGCGTCGAGCGGAGCGTCGTAAGGATTTTTATGAGAAAATC aaAGCGGAACCAACACAATTCCTGCAGCTTCATGGACGGCCTTGTAAAATACACTTGGATCCGGCGGTAGCAGCGGCTGGTGAAGGCCCAGCTATTAT GATGCAATGGCAGGGTGACCCACAAAACATGATAGACCGTTTTGATGTGCGGGCACATTTAGACTTCATACCAGAAGTGAAGTATCCGGACATACCACCTGAAGAGCTAAGTACAGAAGAAAGGCAATGTAACTATGAGAGATACAGAATCCTGGCTCAAAATGCATTTCTTGGCATAA GTGAAGATAAATTCCTCCAACAACTTGCAATCGAAGAGCAGTTTGGTGTCACAATAGAAGAAAAGGAAATGCAGAGAGAAAAACTTCACGAAAGGAAAGGGACCGGTGCAGCTATAGGCTACAATTATAATGATCCAGGAGCCCAACCCTCTAGCTCTAACG GCCCCGAAGTAAAAAAAGTGGAACAGAAAGAGTCTGATGATGATTCTGACCTTGACATCATTGATGTGGACCTCAGTATTGATGTGAACAAGATGGATGCATCACAG GCTCACATACTGAACTCGGTGGGACCTCAATTTGGAATGGCTGGTTGCGATCTGTTCTCCTTCCTCACCGGGGATGCAGATGACGCGGAACACCAGAAGCAACTGCTGCGAGAGGAGAAAGAGAAGGCGATGTTTTCTGGGAGGAAGAGCAGGAGAGAACGCAGGGCACAtag AGACAAGAAGTTAGCTACCCGAGTAGTGTCCCCGCCCTCCTACGCGGTGACAACCACTCCCCGCTCGCGCTCCGCCAGCCGCAGCCGCAGCTCCGCCAGCCCGgaacacacacacattgaGTTCATCACCTCCTTCGGAGACGACC CCCCTCCGCCTCCCAAACCGTTGTACTCTGATAAATTAAAGCAGAATTTGAAGAGGGAACCGCTTTACTCCGATGTGGTTCGCAAACCAAAACCCAG GCGATCGAGTTCCTCCGAAAGACCAGAAATGGGACCGCATTTCCCTTCAAAATCCCGTTCGCGCTCAAGGTCAAGGTCACCAATGAAGTCCCGTTCGAGGTCTCTATCGAGGTCCCGAGGGTCAAGATCCGTTTCGAGAGCTCGATCTGATAGATCTAAATCTCGTTCAAGACCTCGATCGATTTCTCGCTCGCGATCGCGGTCGTGGAGAAAGTCTCGGTCGTATTCCTCGAGGTCGAAGTCAAGGTCATTCAGCCCGAGACGGTCAAGGTCACGGTCAAGGTCACGTAACTACAGGAGACGTTCGCGAAGCCCtcaaaa TCAGACTAGTGGCTATGACAAGCATATTAACTCGAGGTCCAAATCTTTTGAAAG CTCGGATCGCGGTTCCCAGCCCGTGCCGCGGTACTACGGGCGACGAGCTGAGGACAAGTCTTCTAGTGAACTGTCGCTAGACTCCGACAGTAGCGACGACCAACAAAACAA aTCGGCAGTCAATAAAGCCAACACAAACCAGAATCAGTTACGATTGTCTGGATCCAGCTCCAAA GGTCCTTCGCGTGAGACGCTCTCTCTCAAGGAGAAACTGAAGAGGAAAATGCAAGCGCAGTTGTCAAGGCAAC TGAAGGCGGACAAACGCGCGGAAGCGGCGCGCGTGGAGCGCGAACACAGGAGACAGGCGCGACGCGAACATGAGATGAGGCAGCTGGCCATCAAGCTTAGACGCAG GCAACGAGAGATGAGGCATCAACAAAATCGCAGGTCCAGCGACGAATTCTCCGACGGTAGCCGTTCGCGATCGTCTTCCAG GGATTCACATCCAGACAAACCAAGAGAAAATCGGAGTCTTTCGAAAAGCCCATCTCCTAAACCTATCCCAGTGTGGGAAACCAACAGAAATGTCCCCCCGCCGCCGTATACCAAACCGGAAACAAACGAAAATAGCTCTTATTCCAACCCACGAAAGCGTTACACAGGTACCGAGCACAAAGAACACAGAAATGAATATAATGACCACAAAAGTGAGTATAACGAACACAGGAATGAATACGAAAGGCCTAATTATAATCCTAACAGATTCGAAAGGTACCCGAATAGAGATTTTAATAACCGTCAAGGGGAAAATTTCAATCGGTTCGAACATAATGATAGTAGGTGGGACCAGGGGTATCCTAGAAGGCGACCGTATGGTTATCGCGGGGGACACAGGGGGATGAGGCGCGGGGGGGAACACTATGACGATGGACCTTCCAATAGTTCCAATCAATATCATAGACATAATGATTACAGGGAGGAATCTGACGAACAACCTAAAATTAAGCTGGTAGATTATTAG
- the LOC128674200 gene encoding uncharacterized protein LOC128674200 yields MSEDNIISVKCRLLELFSTLDNEEVAHVEKWICSHAFKKDLEIKKSLTNSEKSLVKIGKTIKKLIPFNAELPSETIAPPTVGDQADVTKESSCHIDEFLYDDNEVEDLTKQGKLKRFYCLDCNSRNIKELTLLSHSTSRRALQCIFKFLLPKDIEDKQILDVGSRLGAVLYGAYYLSNVGSIVGVEMNKECCELQERIIGQYSMDADRIKVIHSDILDRSDIVHNSDIIVVNTLDHFLDADKHKQIWYFFKKHIKKGSYLITSRSMADTLSGLEIFDELISWITICRPNQMENEVFFAPEDCDEIFLYTVN; encoded by the exons atgtctgaagataatattataagcgTAAAATGCCGATTGTTAgaattattttctacattAGATAATGAAGAAGTAGCTCACGTTGAAAAGTGGATTTGTAGTCATGCATTTAAGAAAG ACTTAGAAATTAAGAAATCACTGACAAATTCAGAAAAAAGTTTAGTAAAGATTggaaaaaccataaaaaagcTAATTCCTTTCAATGCCGAGCTTCCTTCAGAAACCATAGCACCACCAACTGTTGGAGACCAAGCAGATGTGACAAAAGAGAGTTCATGCCATATAGATGAGTTCCTGTATGACGATAATGAAGTAGAGGATCTAACTAAACAAGGGAAACTTAAACGCTTTTATTGTTTGGATTGTAATTCTAGGAATATTAAG gaaCTCACACTACTGTCACACTCAACCTCTAGGCGAGCACTGCAGTGTATATTTAAGTTTCTTCTACCAAAAGATATAGAggataaacaaatattagatGTGGGTTCAAGATTAGGAGCAGTTTTATATGGT gCATACTACTTATCAAATGTTGGCAGTATTGTTGGTGTGGAAATGAATAAGGAATGCTGTGAGCTTCAAGAAAGAATAATTGGGCAATATTCAATGGATGCTGATAGAATTAAAGTGATCCATTCTGATATACTTGACCGAAGTGACATAGTCCATAATTCTGACATAATTGTAGTCAATACATTGGACCACTTCTTAGATGCCgacaaacataaacaaatatggTATTTCTTCAAGAAACATATCAAAAAGGGAAGTTATTTAATCACAAGCAGAAGTATGGCAGATACACTGTCCGGTCTAGAAATTTTTGATGAACTAATTAGTTGGATAACAATCTGTAGGCCAAATCAGATGGAGAATGAAGTGTTTTTTGCTCCTGAAGATtgtgatgaaatatttttgtacacagTGAATTAA